Proteins encoded together in one Nostoc sp. PCC 7524 window:
- a CDS encoding DUF2281 domain-containing protein — protein MSETINIEQAVINNLSILSHEKQQEVLDFVEFLVQKTTTNHQLARDKSLQPEKRLSLKEIAKLPIAERHKILEPYMVATAEDFLTDPELTEFSVLA, from the coding sequence ATGTCAGAAACAATAAATATTGAACAGGCTGTGATCAATAATCTAAGCATTCTTTCCCATGAGAAACAGCAGGAAGTGCTAGATTTTGTTGAATTTCTTGTTCAAAAAACCACAACAAATCACCAATTAGCAAGGGACAAATCACTGCAACCAGAAAAACGGTTATCTCTTAAAGAAATCGCCAAGCTACCTATAGCAGAACGGCACAAAATACTAGAACCTTATATGGTGGCTACAGCCGAGGATTTTTTAACAGACCCAGAATTAACCGAGTTTTCTGTATTAGCATAG
- a CDS encoding type II toxin-antitoxin system PemK/MazF family toxin: MTNPKRGEIWLVQLDPTRRQEIQKTRPGIVISSDIFTSIPMRMIIPVATWQPKFQNRPFMIPIPRTDQNGLDSDSAGNVLQVRSITTERFVRCLGKVSADVMQELLTGLIVCVDYNPEIK, encoded by the coding sequence ATGACTAATCCCAAGAGAGGAGAGATTTGGTTAGTGCAACTTGACCCAACTAGAAGACAGGAAATTCAAAAAACTCGCCCTGGTATTGTGATTAGTTCTGATATTTTTACCTCTATACCTATGCGAATGATTATTCCTGTAGCAACATGGCAACCTAAATTTCAAAATCGCCCTTTTATGATTCCTATTCCAAGAACTGATCAAAACGGCTTAGATTCAGACTCAGCAGGCAATGTTTTACAAGTTCGTAGTATCACAACTGAGCGATTTGTTAGATGTTTAGGAAAAGTTTCGGCAGATGTTATGCAAGAATTACTCACTGGGCTAATAGTGTGTGTTGATTACAATCCTGAAATTAAGTAG